Genomic segment of Streptosporangium sp. NBC_01755:
CTTAGATGAATGTCAAATCCGAGTGGGGTTTGCGCGGCGCCAAGACACCTGCCGCCACTCCAAAAAGGGGAGCACATCATGGCAGATCAGCGCGCGGGCGGATTCATCGGGAACCTGCAGGAGGCCTTCGCTCCGCCCGCGGCAGGAGGATGTTGCGGAGGTTCCGCCCCTGCCACCACCACGCCCGCCTTCGCCGACGCCGCGGCGGTGTCGTGTTGCGGAAGCACAGCTGAGGCCGAGCAGGCGGCTCAGAGCGGATGCTGCGGGCAGGCACCGGTCGCGGCGACTCCCTCAGGTAGCGCGGCCGGTGGCGCCGCCGGGTGCTGCGGATGAGCTCTCCGCCCTCCACCCCTGCGGTCTCCCCGCCCGTGGCGGCGGAGATGGTCGAGGATTTCGGCCTGGCGGCCGCGCTGGAGCAGGTCAGCGCGCAGCGGATGCTCGCCTGCGTCGAACACCTGGCCGACGAGGCCTACGCGGGCCGGCGGGTGGGCACCCCCGGTGGCCGGGCCGCCGCCTCCTGGCTCGCTGAGCAACTGGCCGGGCTGGGCGCCCAGGTGCGGCTCGATGCGTTCGACGTCGCCGAGGTGCGGGAGCTGTATCGCACGCCAGCACTGAGCTGGAGCACCGATACGACGGTCCGACAGCTGGAGCATCGCCGCGATTTCGTCGAGCACCTGGCCAGGGCATCAACGTCCACGGCCACCTGCCGATCGGGGAGGACGCCGCGGACGAGGCGATGGCGCGGGACCCGGAAGGTGGGCCGCGGGTGCTGCTGAGCGCGCACTTCGACGGGGTGGGTGATGACCCCGATCGTCGCCTGCCCGCCGCGGCCGACAATGCCTCCGGGGTGGCCGCGGTGTTGGAGGCCGCCCGCGTCCTGCGTGCTTCGTTGAGAGCGCCGCTGAATCTGTCGGTGTCCTTCCTGGACGCAGAAGAGACTGGCGCATGGGGTTCGGCCCACCACGCCCCTGCTGTGGCGCCGGACACCCAGGCCATCAACCTGGACGGAGCCGCGCAGCTGCACCAGGCGGCCGCGGTCGAGGCGGGCGGCCCGGCCCATGGGCTGCTGTCCGTCTTGGACCAGGCCGGGCGCCGCACCGGGGTGGCGTTGCGGGCCGGGGCGATGGCCTCGGACAACCGCCGCTACGCCGCGCACGGTTTGGCCGCGATCGGCATCGGGATGGGCATGCCCGGCTACCAGACCCCCGCCGAAACCCCCGAGCGCGTCGAGCCGGACACGCTGCTGGCCGCCGCACGATTGCTGGTGGCCACCGTGTGGCTGCTGGCCGAGGCGCCGCAGGCCTAGCAGGGGCTGCCCCGCCCCGCCTGGACCAGGCGGGGCGGGGCAGCGGGCGGTGGTTACTTGGTGTCGAGCTCGGCGATCAGTTTCTCGATGCGGGCTCGGATCTCATCACGGATCGGCCGGACGGCCTCGATGCCCTGGCCGGCAGGGTCGTCGAGCTTCCAGTCCTCATAGCGTTTGCCGGGGAAGAACGGGCAGGCGTCCCCACAGCCCATGGTGATGACCACGTCGGAGTCCTGGACGGCCTCGGTGGTGAGGATCTTCGGCCTCTGGCCGGTGATGTCGATGCCGACCTCGGCCATCGCCGCCACGGCGGCCGGGTTGATGTTCTCGGCGGGCTCCGAGCCCGCGGAGCGGACCTCGACGCGATCTCCGGCCAGGTGGGTGAGCCAGCCGGCGGCCATCTGGGAGCGTCCGGCGTTGTGCACGCAGACGAACAACACGCTGGGCGTATCAGGCATGAACCGATCCCTCAGAGGTGGTGGAGGTGGTGGTGGTGAACAGGCGGCGGCCCCAGAGGCTGACGTAGACCAGCGCCACCAGGACGGGCACTTCGATGAGCGGGCCGACCACCCCGGCCAGGGCCTGGCCGGAGGTGACGCCGAACACGCCGACCGCGACCGCGATGGCCAGCTCGAAGTTGTTGCCCGCCGCGGTGAAGGCGAGCGTGGTGGTGCGCTCGTAGGTCAGGCCGATCGCCCGGCCGGCCAGGAAGGAGCCACCCCACATGAGGGCGAAGTAGGCCAGCAGCGGCACCGCGATGCGGGCCACGTCCCCGGGCCGGGAGGTGATCGTCTCGCCCTGCAGGGCGAACAGGATGACGATGGTGAACAACAACCCGTACAACGCGATCGGCCCGATCCTCGGCAGGAAGCGCTCCTCGTACCAGTCGCGGCCGCGGGCGCGTTCGCCGAGCGTGCGCGACAGGTATCCGGCGGCCAGGGGGATGCCGAGGAAGATCAGCACGTACCAGGCGATGTCCCAGGCCGAGACCTGCAGAGCGGTGCCTTCGCCCAGGCCCAGCCAGCCGGGCAGGACCTCGAGGTAGAACCAGCCGAGCACGCCGAAGGCGACCACCTGGAAGACCGAGTTGATCGCGACCAGGACGGCGGCGGCCTCACGGTCGCCGCAGGCCAGGTCGTTCCAGATCAGCACCATGGCGATGCATCGGGCCAGTCCGACGATGATCAGACCGGTGCGATATTCGGGCAGGTCGGGCAGCAGCAGCCAGGCCAGCGCGAACATCAGCGCCGGGCCCAGCACCCAGTTGAGCACCAGGGAGGCAAGAAGCAGGCGACGGTCGCCGGTGACCGTATCGAGGCGGTCGTAGCGGACCTTGGCCAGCACCGGGTACATCATCAGCAGCAGGCCCAGGGCGATCGGCAGCGAGATCTCACCGATCCTGACCGTCTCCAGCGCGGAGTTCAGGCCGGGCACCAGGCGCCCCAGCAGCAGCCCGGCGGCCATCGCCAGGCCGATCCACACCGGAAGGAAGCGATCCAGGGTGGATAGGGCGCCCATCACGCCGCTCTGGCTCACGACGGCCGGGGTCGGGGACGGGGTTGAGGACATGGATCTTCCCTAACGGTGCAATGGTGCGCGGTCAGACGGTGGCGGGGGTGTTCAGCAGGGCCGACAGCTCGGTCAAGGTCTCGGGGACCAGGCGGTAGTAGACCCAGGAGGCGCGCCGCTCGGAGGTCAGCAGCCCGACTTCTTTGAGCACTTTGAGGTGGTGACTGATGGTGGGCTGGGACAGCTCGAAGGCGCCGGTGATGTCGCACACGCACACCTCGCCGCCCGAGTGGCTGGCCACGATCGACAAGATCCGCAGCCGGACCGGGTCGCCCAGGGCCTTGAACACCGGGGCGATCCCGGCGGCTTGCCCGGCGTCCAAGGGTTCGCGGACCAGCGGCGGGCTGCACTCAAGGATCTCCAGCAGCTCCATCAGACCTCCGGACATAGATGCTTATCGAAGTCATGCATTGTCTATATTGACAGATGTCTATGAGTGCCCGGTGTGCGGGGGTCAGCTGACCGGCACGCCGAGCTCGTCAAGGAGCGCGCGCACCCGGCGCTCGATCTCGTCGCGGATGGGGCATACCTCCTCGGCGCTCTTGCCCGCGGGGTCCTGCAGTTCCCAGTCCAGGTAGCGCTTGCCGGGAAAGATCGGGCAGGTGTCCCCGCAGCCCATGGTGATCACGACGTCGGCGGCCCGGACGATCTCCTCGGTCCACGGCTTGGGGAACTCCCGGGAGATGTCGATGCCGCGCTCGGCCATCGCGGTGATCGCGGCCGGGTTGATCTCCGTGGCGAACTCCGAGCCGCCCGACCAGCCGACCGCGTGCTCACCGGCCAGATGGGAGAAGAAGCCCAGCGCCATCTGGGAGCGGCCGGCGTTGTGCACGCACAAGAACAACACGATCGGCCGCCCGTCGCTTTTGCCCTCGACGCGGGCCAGGGCGTGCAGCCGCTGGCGGGCGAACCGCTCGGCCAGCAGCGGCAGGAAGTTGGCCACCGCGGCGCGGGTGGCGAACTGGTCGTAGCTGGCGTGCAGGAACCGCTCGATCGTCTCGACCGAGAAGGTGCCGGCGAACTCCTCACCCAGTCGGCGGGCCGCGGTGGCGATGGCCAGCTGCTGGTCGATGGTCAAGTCGTCGCGCTTGTCGGTACTGGTCATCGCTGGCTCCCAGGGCGTCCGCTTATGGAATCGATGAGTGTCTAATTCGACTCTTGCTGATATTGGCATCTATCGATCCCAGCGTGGGTAAACGGCGGATGAACAGCAGACGTGCACCTTTGCCCAGGCCTGAGGGGCATTGGCCCGCGCTACGGGCGTGCGGCCCGCAGGTCACACGGTCGTCGGACATGCCGAAAGTCCCGCCCTTAAGGGCGGGGCCTTCGGTTCAACGTGTGCGTACCGGTGTGCAGGTCGCCTCTCGGCGAAATGCGCAACGCGGCTCCAGCCGAACGGTATTCCGCGAAGGCGATAGGTGAGGCCCGGGGACACTGGGCACACCGGCCACGAGATGCACGACCACCACCGGCCGCCGGATGTTCCCGCGCCTCACTCCCGGCCTGCCTCGGGGTTCATCGCCCGACGGTCGTGCTGCGCCGCTCCATCATGACCACGTCGCGCCAGGTGCCGTGGTGGCGGCCGACGCGCTCGCGGGTGCCGACCACCCGGAAGCCGAGCGCCTGGTGCAGGGAGAGGCTGGCGGCGTTCTGCGGGAAGATCCCGAACTGGATCGTCCAGATCCCGGCGTCCTCGCTGGCGGCGATGAACGCGCTCAGCAGGGCCCGGCCGATCCCATGAGCCTGGCAGCCGGGATGGACGTAGACGCTGTGCTCGACGACTCCGGCGTAGACCGCCCGCGCCGACACCGGTGAGGCGGCCACCCAGCCGACGACCTCACTGCTGTCGGTATCGACGGCGACGTAGCGCAGATGTGCGAGCCTGCTCGAGGTGAAGCCCTCCCAGCTGGGGGCGACGGTTTCGAAGCTGGCGTGGCCGCTCTCCAAGCCCGCCCGGTAGATGGTCAATACCTGCTCGGCGTCGGCGTCGCGCATCGGCCGGATCTCCAGGCCGGGCGAGATCGCGGGCTTGACCGCCTGGATGATCGCCGAGTGGACACCGTCGCCGTGCTCGGCGGTCAGCGTGATCGAGGTGGCCACGAAACCAGTCGCTGCCAGCAGCTGGCGGTACTCAGCGACACTGAGCGAGCCGACGACGCAGCCCACCCGATGTTCGGTGGCCGCCCGCAGCTCAGGATCGAGGGCGCCTTCGGTGACGACGTCGCTGAGGCCCAGGCGCCCGCCTGGCCGCAGTACCCGGAAGGTCTCGGCCAGCACGGCGGCTTTGTCGCTGGACAGGTTGATCACACAGTTGGAGATGACGACGTCGACCGCGTGATCGGGCAGCGGAATCGCCTCGATCGCGCCGCACATGAACTCGACGTTGGTCGCGCCCGCCTCGCGGGCGTTGCGCCGGGCCAGCTCCACCATGTCCGCGCTGGCGTCCAGGCCGTAGACCTTGCCGTGCGGGCCGACCCGGCGCGCCGACAACAAGACGTCGATGCCGCCCCCGCTGCCCAGGTCGAGCACGCTCTCACCCGCACGCAGCGCGGCGACGGCGACCGGGTTGCCGCAGCCGAGACTGGCGCGCAGCGCGCCCTCGGGCAGGCCCGCGGTGTCGTCGTAGCCGGCCGCGCCGAATCGGCCCCGTTCGAAGGCGTCGGCGCCGCAGTCGGCGACGGTCTCACCGGCCAGTGCCGCGCGGGCCAGGCCGGAGTAGCGGGTGACGACCTCGTCGTGTTCCATGAACGTGCTCCTAAGTTCAGTCGCAGGCGGGCATCGCGGGAACGGGATTGCCCATCACCACGTCGGCGGCGGTGGGAAAGCAGCTCACGCAGTCCTCGTTGATCCGGTACAGGCTGGAGGTGCCGTGCCGCTCCACCAGGACGAATCGCACCTCCGACAAGATCTTCAGGTGGTGCGACACCGTCGACTGGCCGATCCCGACGGCGGCGACGATCTCCCCGACGCTCATCGGCTCGCGCCGCCGGGCCAGCAACGACACGATCTGGATGCGCGTGCCATCGGCCAGCGCCTTGAACCAGCTCGCGTACTCCTCGGCCGCCTCGCGGTCCAGCGGCTTCAGCTTCTCATTCATCGAAAATCGACGATAATCGATTAAGATGAGCGGGGCAACACCTTCGGCTCCGCTCGATCTTCGCGGTCTGCTTCCGGAATTGTTCAATTCCGGAAGCAGACTCCGGGTATGACTTCCGGAAACGCGCAGAAGCCGGTAGCGCAGGGGCTCGAAACGACTTCCGGAAACACGCAGCCGCGATTGCGGGGCCGCCGCCCTGCTCAACTCCCGCCGCCCTACGATCGGGCGCTGGCCGACTACGGCATCGCATTGGAGGGCTC
This window contains:
- the arsB gene encoding ACR3 family arsenite efflux transporter, which encodes MSSTPSPTPAVVSQSGVMGALSTLDRFLPVWIGLAMAAGLLLGRLVPGLNSALETVRIGEISLPIALGLLLMMYPVLAKVRYDRLDTVTGDRRLLLASLVLNWVLGPALMFALAWLLLPDLPEYRTGLIIVGLARCIAMVLIWNDLACGDREAAAVLVAINSVFQVVAFGVLGWFYLEVLPGWLGLGEGTALQVSAWDIAWYVLIFLGIPLAAGYLSRTLGERARGRDWYEERFLPRIGPIALYGLLFTIVILFALQGETITSRPGDVARIAVPLLAYFALMWGGSFLAGRAIGLTYERTTTLAFTAAGNNFELAIAVAVGVFGVTSGQALAGVVGPLIEVPVLVALVYVSLWGRRLFTTTTSTTSEGSVHA
- the arsM gene encoding arsenite methyltransferase: MEHDEVVTRYSGLARAALAGETVADCGADAFERGRFGAAGYDDTAGLPEGALRASLGCGNPVAVAALRAGESVLDLGSGGGIDVLLSARRVGPHGKVYGLDASADMVELARRNAREAGATNVEFMCGAIEAIPLPDHAVDVVISNCVINLSSDKAAVLAETFRVLRPGGRLGLSDVVTEGALDPELRAATEHRVGCVVGSLSVAEYRQLLAATGFVATSITLTAEHGDGVHSAIIQAVKPAISPGLEIRPMRDADAEQVLTIYRAGLESGHASFETVAPSWEGFTSSRLAHLRYVAVDTDSSEVVGWVAASPVSARAVYAGVVEHSVYVHPGCQAHGIGRALLSAFIAASEDAGIWTIQFGIFPQNAASLSLHQALGFRVVGTRERVGRHHGTWRDVVMMERRSTTVGR
- a CDS encoding ArsR/SmtB family transcription factor, which gives rise to MNEKLKPLDREAAEEYASWFKALADGTRIQIVSLLARRREPMSVGEIVAAVGIGQSTVSHHLKILSEVRFVLVERHGTSSLYRINEDCVSCFPTAADVVMGNPVPAMPACD
- a CDS encoding M28 family metallopeptidase, with the protein product MLLSAHFDGVGDDPDRRLPAAADNASGVAAVLEAARVLRASLRAPLNLSVSFLDAEETGAWGSAHHAPAVAPDTQAINLDGAAQLHQAAAVEAGGPAHGLLSVLDQAGRRTGVALRAGAMASDNRRYAAHGLAAIGIGMGMPGYQTPAETPERVEPDTLLAAARLLVATVWLLAEAPQA
- a CDS encoding ArsR/SmtB family transcription factor translates to MELLEILECSPPLVREPLDAGQAAGIAPVFKALGDPVRLRILSIVASHSGGEVCVCDITGAFELSQPTISHHLKVLKEVGLLTSERRASWVYYRLVPETLTELSALLNTPATV
- a CDS encoding arsenate reductase ArsC; this encodes MPDTPSVLFVCVHNAGRSQMAAGWLTHLAGDRVEVRSAGSEPAENINPAAVAAMAEVGIDITGQRPKILTTEAVQDSDVVITMGCGDACPFFPGKRYEDWKLDDPAGQGIEAVRPIRDEIRARIEKLIAELDTK
- a CDS encoding arsenate reductase ArsC, giving the protein MTSTDKRDDLTIDQQLAIATAARRLGEEFAGTFSVETIERFLHASYDQFATRAAVANFLPLLAERFARQRLHALARVEGKSDGRPIVLFLCVHNAGRSQMALGFFSHLAGEHAVGWSGGSEFATEINPAAITAMAERGIDISREFPKPWTEEIVRAADVVITMGCGDTCPIFPGKRYLDWELQDPAGKSAEEVCPIRDEIERRVRALLDELGVPVS